The following is a genomic window from Aeromonas sp. FDAARGOS 1405.
GCTGGCCGGTTGCTATCAGCGCGGCTGCCCGCTCACGCTGGAGGAGCAGAACAGCATCCTGTTCGAGGGGGGTTATCCTATCTATGCCCAGCTCTGCAAAGAGAAAGAAATGCCCTACCCCCAGCTCGGCCCGGCCGGTGAAATTCTGGCGGACGAAGAGTGGTGGCAGCGGATGCAGCTGACCCGCAAAGGGTGGGCGCAGCAGAGCGAGCAGGACGACCTACAGGAGGAGTGATGGAGAACCCTTTTGGCAGCTGGCTGGAATCGCAAATCATCCGGGATCACCTGACCAACCCGAACATAGAGGCCGGCGACTACAGCTACTACTCCGGCTACTACCACGGCAAGCCGTTCGAGGATCACTGCGTCCGTTACCTGCTCGGCGATGGCTCGACCCGCGACACCTGGGAGAGCGGCCTCTGGGGCGAGGTGGATCGGCTGATCATCGGCAAGTTCTGCTCCATCGGCTCGGGCGCCACCTTCATGCTGGCGGGCAATCAGGGCCACCGGCTGGATTGGGTTTCCACCTTCCCGTTCAACCCCGACACCTTTGGCGAAGGGGCCCGCAGCGGCTTTCTGCGCAAGGGAGACACCCGGATTGGCAACGATGTCTGGATCGGCTCGGAAGCGATGATCATGCCCGGCATCACCATAGGTGACGGCGCCGTCATCGCCACCCGCGCCGTGGTGACCAGGGATGTGGCCCCTTACACCATAGTCGGCGGCAACCCGGCCCAACCGATCCGCCGCCGTTTCAGCGATGAGCAGATCCTCATGCTGCAAGAGATGCAGTGGTGGGACTGGCCCCTGCCCCGCTTGCAAGCCAGCATGGCGCTACTCTGCTCGGGGGATATCGCCGCCCTTTATCACCATTGGCAACAGGAGTGTGCCTGATGAAACCCCTCTCTCTTTCCCTGTTGGCCCTGACCCTGTTTTCTGCCGGAGCCCTTGCCGTGACCAATACCTATCAGCTCACCAGCGAAGCCGATGTACCCAGCCTCTACCAGCAAACCCTGCCCGACTTCTGGCGCCAGCATGCGGTGGAAGGAGAGTTTAAGGGCAAGGATGGCGTAACCATCCGCTATGCCGCGCTACGGCAAGCCAAGGTCGATCGCGCCATCCTGATCGTCAATGGCAGGGTCGAGAGCTACCTCAAGTATCAGGAGCTGGCGTGGGATCTCTGGCGTCAGGGCTACAGCCTCTATCTCATCGACCATCGTGGTCAGGGGATGTCCGACCGGATGCTGAATGACCCGCAGAAGGGATATGTCGACCAGTTCGACGATTATGTGGTCGATCTCAAGCAGTTTCACGACCAGATAATCATGGCGGACCAGCCTGCAAAGCTGTTCCTGCTGGCCCACTCCATGGGCGGCGCCATCTCGGCCCGCTATCTGGAACGCTGGCCCGATGATATC
Proteins encoded in this region:
- a CDS encoding alpha/beta fold hydrolase — translated: MKPLSLSLLALTLFSAGALAVTNTYQLTSEADVPSLYQQTLPDFWRQHAVEGEFKGKDGVTIRYAALRQAKVDRAILIVNGRVESYLKYQELAWDLWRQGYSLYLIDHRGQGMSDRMLNDPQKGYVDQFDDYVVDLKQFHDQIIMADQPAKLFLLAHSMGGAISARYLERWPDDIKAAVLSSPMLGINLGGLPKWLAKGLASTIGTVGGWLGEPPYGPGQGAYQDHGFADNELTHSQPRYQAFRQIYEQHPQIKLGGATAHWIYQGITGADAAIADAGAIKTPLLVLQAGKDSVVDNAAQERFCTIAKCEGGKPLRIEGAWHELFIESDDKRQPALTAMVDFFARF
- a CDS encoding CatB-related O-acetyltransferase, encoding MENPFGSWLESQIIRDHLTNPNIEAGDYSYYSGYYHGKPFEDHCVRYLLGDGSTRDTWESGLWGEVDRLIIGKFCSIGSGATFMLAGNQGHRLDWVSTFPFNPDTFGEGARSGFLRKGDTRIGNDVWIGSEAMIMPGITIGDGAVIATRAVVTRDVAPYTIVGGNPAQPIRRRFSDEQILMLQEMQWWDWPLPRLQASMALLCSGDIAALYHHWQQECA